A section of the Nicotiana sylvestris unplaced genomic scaffold, ASM39365v2 Un00012, whole genome shotgun sequence genome encodes:
- the LOC138884637 gene encoding uncharacterized protein: MPKAKTPLSRPHPPYPQRLAKQKNENQFKKFVEMMKSLSINVPLVTKKRSMDCETIKMTHQVSAIVHSMAPNREDPSAFTIPYTIGSADFAKALCNFGESINLMPYSVFKTLGIVQLRATSMRLQMAERTMKRPLGIIDDVLVRVDKFIWPTNFLILDCEVDYEVPIILGRPFLATGKTLVDVEVGELTFRVGDEKVVFHICKSMRQPNNTEVCSFVDLVTEVIVDDTSAVS, encoded by the coding sequence ATGCCTAAAGCCAAGACTCCTTTGTCAAGGCCTCatccaccttaccctcaaagacttgcaaaGCAGAAGAATGAAAACCAATTCAAGAAGTTTGTTGAGATGATGAAAAGTTTGTCGATCAATGTTCCCTTGGTAACTAAAAAGAgatctatggattgtgagacaatcaaaatgactcatcaagtgagtgccattgtgcactcgatggctccaaaTCGTGAAGATCCCAGCGCATTTACCATTCCAtataccattgggagtgcggattttgcaaaggccTTGTGTAATTTCGGAgaaagtataaatttgatgccttactctgtattcaaaactttgggtattgttCAACTGAGAGCTACttcaatgagattgcaaatggcggaacgaacaatgaagaggccacttggtattattgatgatgttcttgtccgggttgACAAGTTTATTTGGCCTACGAATTTTTTGATTCTCGACTGCGAAGTCGACTATGAGGTGCCTATAATATTGGGAAGGCCTTTCTTAGCAACAGGGAAgacattggttgatgtggaagtaggggaactcaccttccgggtgggtgacgaAAAAGTTGTCTTCCAcatttgcaaatcaatgaggcagccGAATAATACTGAAGtttgctcttttgtggatcttgtgacagaagtgatagttgatgacacgAGTGCGGTGTCATGA
- the LOC138884638 gene encoding uncharacterized mitochondrial protein AtMg00860-like: MTSSSNPKELHIKIVDLRKFFKRLRRYNLKLNPAKCAYGVLAKKLLGFIVSCRGIELDPSKVKTIQKLPPTKNKKDVMSFLGRLNYISHFITQSTVICGPNFRMLKKDIATSWTEECQKSLQ, encoded by the coding sequence atgacatcatcatcaaatccaaaagaaTTACATATTAAAATAgtagacttgaggaaattctttaaGCGACTTcgaaggtacaatctgaaactgaatcctgcaaaatgtgcctATGGAGTCCTTGCTAAAAAATTattaggattcattgtcagttGCCGAgggattgaattggacccatcaaaggtCAAAACTATCCAAAAGTTGCCACCTACGAAGaataagaaagatgtgatgagctttTTAGGgcgtctcaactacatcagccatTTCATAACACAATCAACCGTGATATGTGGGCCGAACTTCAGGATGCTGAAGAAAGATATTGCAACAAGCTGGACTGAAGAATGCCAGAAAAGCCTTCAATAA